ACCCGGAAAGTAGCCAATGTGGGGATAGAAAAAACCCCGCTACAGGCACAAAGCAGGCAGAAAATCGCTGGTTGCGAATTTGGCGAACAACCTGGAAAGACTTCCTCACTACCCTGCCCTATTTATTGCTTGGTATCACCGTAGGGTCATTTATATACGGGTTTGTACCGACAGAGCTCATTGTTGACTATGCCGGTGAAAACAAATGGTATGCCATTCCACTTGCCGCCGTCATTGGTATTCCTCTTTATGTTCGAGCTTCTGCGGTGATCCCTCTGAGTGCCGGTTTGGTGCAAAAAGGTATGGCACTGGGGTCGGTCATGGCGCTGATCATTGGCAGTGCTGGTGCCAGCCTGACCGAAGTTATCCTGCTTAAATCCATTTTCAAAACGCAGATGATCCTGGCATTTCTGGGTGTGGTACTCGGGATGGCGATGACTGCCGGGTACTTATATACCCTTATTTTTTAGCCGTTTATTTGTTTTTTTAGAGGTTGGCAGGCTAAGCCGACCGCCTGAGTTAGATACTATTAATCAAGAGGTAACCCGATATGAAACCAATCAAAGAAGTCATTATTATTGGTGCCGGACCCATCGGCCTGGCTGCGGCTGCAAGACTGCTGGAAAAAGGGATCCGCCCCACTATTATTGAAAAAGGTGACACCGCTGGGGCTGCAATGTTGCAATGGGGACACGTTAGCTTGTTTACGCCCTGGTCCTATATGCTGGATGAGGCTGTGGTAAACCTGCTGACTGAGCATGGCTGGCCCGGCGTAGATGCCGATGTAACTCCTACTGGTCGGGAAGTCGTCGAACACTACTTGCAACCTGCGGCCAAATTACCCGAATTGGCGGAGCATATTCGCTATGGCACAGAGGTCTTTGGTGTATCTAAAGCTGGGGTCAGTAAGCATACAACGCAAGGTCGTGACAGCGCACGTTTTGTTGTGCATTGTCGAAATGAGCTAGGGAGCCAGATGCTGCACAGTGATGCTGTAATAGATGCGTCCGGGACCTGGTCGAGTCCAAATCCGCTGGGGCTTGATGGTTTGCCTGTGCCTGGTGAGTTGGCCAATCAGCAGAGTGTTTATTATGGCATCCCGGACATTCTGGGCAGTCAGCGAAGCGATTTTGCGAGAAAACGCAACTTGGTGGTGGGTGCCGGCCACTCAGCAATGAATATCGCACTGGATTTGCTAAAACTGCAAGTGGCAGAGCCCGGTACCGAAGTGATTTGGGGCATGCGTAAAAACAACATCGATAAGCTGCTGGGCAAAGGCATCAACGACAAAGTGCCTGCGCGCCGGCAGCTCGGGTTGGCGGCCAAAAAGGCTATAGAAAATGATACGTTAAAGCTGGTTTCTCACTTAGAGATCAAAGAGATTATCCGGGCCGGGCATGGGCTGGATATCCGCGCTTTGGCGGGTGGGGCACCTATCGGGATGCAGGTCGATAACATTATCGTTGCGACCGGCTTCAGGCCTGACCTGGAGATGTTGCGAGAATTAAGGCTGGATTTGGATCATATTGTCGAAGCACCAACGCGGCTTGCACCATTGATTGACCCAAATTTGCATAGTTGTGGTTCAGTGCGTGCACACGGAGTCGATGAGTTGTCTCATGATGATGCGCACTTTTACATTGCGGGTATGAAATCCTATGGACGTGCCCCGACTTTCTTAATGCTCACCGGGTATGAGCAGGTGCGCTCGATTGTCGAATCTCTGGCGGGTAATACAGAGGCCGCTCGCTCGTCTCAGTTGAGATTTCCTGGTGCACCAAAGGCGCAACAGGGCGCATGTTGTGGCTAGCTTGGCTCGCCCTGAGCGGTATTACATGTGCTATCGCAGCTGGGGTCGTCTGACTGGTTGACACAACACTCTTCTTGCAAGAATCCGATCAGCCCTATTAGTGCATCGTATTGAGGCACGCAGTAAAGTGTGCGGCTTTCTCGCCTTTGCTTGACCAGCCCCACTTTTACCAGCCGATTAATATGATGAGACAAAGTCGAACCCGGCACATCTAGCGCAGCCTG
This window of the Pseudoalteromonas rubra genome carries:
- a CDS encoding ArsR/SmtB family transcription factor; translated protein: MELASAADKLAELGHTTRLSIFRYLVKGGTHGVPVGEIQAALDVPGSTLSHHINRLVKVGLVKQRRESRTLYCVPQYDALIGLIGFLQEECCVNQSDDPSCDSTCNTAQGEPS
- a CDS encoding FAD-dependent oxidoreductase, with product MKPIKEVIIIGAGPIGLAAAARLLEKGIRPTIIEKGDTAGAAMLQWGHVSLFTPWSYMLDEAVVNLLTEHGWPGVDADVTPTGREVVEHYLQPAAKLPELAEHIRYGTEVFGVSKAGVSKHTTQGRDSARFVVHCRNELGSQMLHSDAVIDASGTWSSPNPLGLDGLPVPGELANQQSVYYGIPDILGSQRSDFARKRNLVVGAGHSAMNIALDLLKLQVAEPGTEVIWGMRKNNIDKLLGKGINDKVPARRQLGLAAKKAIENDTLKLVSHLEIKEIIRAGHGLDIRALAGGAPIGMQVDNIIVATGFRPDLEMLRELRLDLDHIVEAPTRLAPLIDPNLHSCGSVRAHGVDELSHDDAHFYIAGMKSYGRAPTFLMLTGYEQVRSIVESLAGNTEAARSSQLRFPGAPKAQQGACCG